The Lysobacter panacisoli genome includes a window with the following:
- a CDS encoding DUF6130 family protein translates to MKNRARAHAVAVVALMFAMDALAQPARSLVVPYENEPPPKLTIDPPLPGPLAKGVAFIPYRVENLRILPVGGEPARRLSPRVGHLHITLDDLPWQWADYGGSSTIILVNLPKGRHKVLIEAVDPEGGLLTSQSITFDAPGK, encoded by the coding sequence ATGAAGAATCGTGCAAGAGCGCATGCGGTCGCCGTGGTTGCGTTGATGTTCGCCATGGACGCGCTCGCGCAGCCCGCGCGATCGCTGGTCGTGCCGTACGAGAACGAACCGCCGCCGAAGCTCACCATCGACCCGCCGCTTCCCGGCCCGCTTGCGAAGGGCGTCGCGTTCATTCCGTATCGCGTGGAGAACCTTCGCATCCTCCCCGTGGGTGGCGAGCCCGCACGCCGGTTGTCGCCGCGCGTCGGGCATCTCCACATCACGCTCGACGATCTCCCGTGGCAATGGGCCGATTACGGCGGCAGCAGCACGATCATCCTGGTCAACCTACCCAAAGGCCGGCACAAGGTCCTGATCGAAGCGGTGGACCCGGAAGGCGGACTGCTCACGTCGCAAAGCATCACCTTCGACGCTCCCGGCAAGTAG
- a CDS encoding MBL fold metallo-hydrolase, which translates to MFTVRVLPLVLVSMLAACGRQESVPPAVQSVSASQTPATEASEPGTPAVVPYANMPKIAPIGVRIDKHLDVPESARGPAIDPAKGYRLQDLGDGLYMVTEGAYQSMFLVYDKGVVVVDAPPTYAAKLPAAIAEVTKNPITHVVYSHSHKDHIGGMPTLGGKPIIIAQEETLRLLKRDNDPDRPLPTVTFKDAYTLNVGGKKLELSYHGNGHEPGNIFISAPKQKVLMVVDVVFPGWMPWRRFAVAQDVFGSIAQVDKIGSMEWDTFVGGHVTRTGTHADVAVQAEFYRDLKAAAGKALSTTKPGEGVNPQDLNNPWAVFDDYIDRVVVQCVDTLTPKWQSRLGGYDVYIWDQCYSMEQALRID; encoded by the coding sequence ATGTTCACCGTTCGCGTGTTGCCGCTTGTGCTGGTTTCGATGCTCGCCGCGTGCGGGCGCCAGGAATCCGTCCCGCCTGCCGTCCAGTCCGTTTCTGCATCCCAGACACCGGCGACGGAGGCGTCCGAGCCCGGCACGCCTGCCGTCGTTCCTTACGCCAACATGCCGAAGATCGCCCCCATCGGCGTGCGCATCGACAAGCATCTGGACGTGCCCGAATCCGCACGCGGCCCAGCGATCGATCCGGCAAAGGGTTATCGGTTGCAGGACCTAGGCGATGGCCTCTATATGGTCACTGAAGGCGCCTACCAGTCGATGTTCCTGGTCTACGACAAGGGCGTGGTCGTCGTCGACGCACCGCCGACCTACGCCGCGAAGCTGCCCGCGGCGATCGCGGAAGTCACGAAGAATCCGATTACCCATGTCGTATACAGCCATTCGCACAAGGATCACATCGGCGGAATGCCGACCCTTGGTGGCAAGCCGATCATCATTGCGCAGGAGGAAACCCTGCGGCTGCTCAAGCGCGACAACGATCCGGATCGACCGTTGCCGACGGTGACGTTCAAGGACGCCTACACACTTAACGTGGGTGGGAAGAAGCTGGAGCTGTCCTATCACGGCAACGGACACGAGCCCGGCAACATCTTCATCAGCGCGCCGAAGCAGAAAGTGCTGATGGTCGTGGACGTCGTGTTTCCCGGCTGGATGCCGTGGCGCAGGTTCGCCGTCGCGCAGGACGTGTTCGGATCGATCGCGCAGGTCGACAAGATCGGCTCGATGGAATGGGACACGTTCGTAGGCGGGCACGTCACGCGCACGGGCACGCACGCAGACGTGGCCGTGCAGGCCGAGTTCTATCGGGACCTGAAGGCGGCCGCCGGCAAGGCGCTGTCCACGACGAAGCCGGGCGAGGGAGTGAATCCGCAGGATCTGAACAACCCCTGGGCCGTGTTCGACGACTACATCGACCGCGTCGTCGTGCAGTGTGTCGACACGCTGACGCCGAAATGGCAGTCGCGCCTCGGCGGTTACGACGTCTATATCTGGGACCAGTGCTACTCGATGGAGCAGGCGCTGCGCATCGATTGA
- a CDS encoding alpha/beta fold hydrolase, which produces MKYLLAALALGAASLAASAASAQTAKPTVVLVHGAFAEASSWDGVIRILQKDGYPVIAVANPLRGVASDGAYVGDVVTSIGKPVVLVGHSYGGSVITEAARGKANVKALVYVAAFAPDAGETAAGLSGKFPGSTLGPAVAPPVKLATGGNDLYIRQDKFHQQFAADVPKTDAALMAATQRPITEAALNEKSGEPTWTGIPSWFVYGDKDLNIPPKALAFMAERAKSRKTEVVAGASHVVMISHPDVVARQIERAAEAK; this is translated from the coding sequence ATGAAATACCTGCTTGCCGCACTGGCCCTGGGCGCCGCCTCGCTGGCAGCGTCGGCCGCTTCCGCACAAACCGCCAAGCCCACGGTCGTACTGGTGCACGGTGCGTTCGCCGAGGCCTCCAGCTGGGACGGCGTCATCCGCATCCTGCAGAAGGACGGCTATCCGGTCATCGCCGTCGCCAATCCACTGCGCGGTGTCGCGAGCGATGGCGCGTACGTGGGAGATGTCGTGACCAGCATCGGCAAGCCGGTGGTGCTGGTCGGCCACTCGTATGGCGGAAGCGTGATCACCGAGGCCGCTCGCGGCAAGGCCAACGTGAAAGCGCTGGTATACGTGGCTGCGTTCGCGCCCGATGCAGGTGAGACCGCGGCTGGGCTGTCGGGCAAGTTTCCGGGTAGCACGCTTGGTCCTGCCGTCGCGCCGCCAGTGAAGTTGGCGACGGGGGGCAACGACCTGTACATTCGGCAGGACAAATTCCACCAGCAGTTCGCGGCGGATGTGCCGAAGACGGACGCCGCGCTGATGGCCGCCACGCAGCGTCCCATCACCGAAGCCGCGCTCAACGAGAAGTCGGGCGAGCCCACGTGGACGGGCATTCCTTCGTGGTTCGTCTATGGCGACAAGGACCTCAACATCCCACCGAAAGCCCTGGCGTTCATGGCCGAGCGTGCGAAGTCGCGGAAGACCGAAGTGGTCGCGGGCGCATCGCACGTCGTCATGATCTCGCACCCTGACGTCGTTGCACGCCAGATTGAGCGCGCTGCGGAAGCGAAGTAA
- a CDS encoding cytochrome P460 family protein, with translation MATAVLAIVGGAAFSAQDKYTLKSPGGIAFADFKGYEDWAVVSSARTDEVLKVIVANPTMIKAYKAGVPKNGQHFPEGSRIVKLQWKPKKSTDAPFVVDVPDVFTQAFVMEKDSKRFPKTGGWGYALFNYDAPSDTFVADPAPADCGQACHVKVKTKDYIFHPYQKR, from the coding sequence GTGGCCACGGCCGTGCTCGCGATCGTGGGCGGCGCGGCTTTCTCCGCACAGGACAAGTACACGCTGAAGTCGCCTGGCGGGATCGCCTTCGCCGATTTCAAGGGGTACGAGGACTGGGCCGTCGTCTCTTCTGCCCGTACCGACGAAGTGCTGAAGGTGATTGTCGCCAACCCGACCATGATCAAGGCTTACAAGGCCGGCGTGCCGAAGAACGGTCAGCATTTTCCAGAAGGCTCGAGAATCGTGAAGCTTCAGTGGAAGCCGAAGAAGAGCACCGACGCTCCGTTCGTCGTGGACGTGCCGGATGTCTTCACCCAGGCGTTCGTGATGGAGAAGGACAGCAAGCGCTTCCCGAAGACCGGTGGCTGGGGATACGCGCTGTTCAACTACGACGCGCCGTCGGACACGTTCGTCGCCGATCCGGCCCCGGCCGATTGCGGCCAGGCCTGTCACGTGAAGGTGAAGACGAAGGACTACATCTTCCACCCCTACCAGAAGCGTTGA
- a CDS encoding response regulator transcription factor, whose amino-acid sequence MNSKAVASVRRKDYSTGYEAHDSDEVAFVNDAPPIVFIVDDDISVREALESLVRFAGWVPRTFASAGEFLAHPRELLPSCLVLDVTLPDINGLDLQALIAADRADMPIIFISGYGDIPMTVRAMRAGAIEFLTKPIDDDKLLDCIRGALERSAASLDDVKRVHSLQQAHASLTRREREVMALVVTGLLNKQIGGHLGISEITVKAHRGRVMQKMHARSVPDLVKMAAVLEPGGEPPGR is encoded by the coding sequence ATGAACAGCAAAGCTGTTGCATCGGTTCGCAGGAAGGATTATTCAACCGGGTACGAGGCGCATGACTCTGACGAGGTGGCTTTCGTGAACGATGCTCCCCCCATCGTGTTCATCGTGGACGACGACATCTCGGTTCGGGAGGCGCTCGAATCGCTGGTGAGGTTCGCCGGCTGGGTACCCAGGACATTTGCCAGCGCAGGGGAATTCCTCGCGCACCCGAGGGAGCTTCTCCCGTCGTGCCTCGTGCTGGACGTGACCCTGCCCGACATTAACGGCCTCGACCTGCAGGCACTCATCGCCGCCGACCGTGCCGACATGCCGATCATCTTCATCTCCGGCTATGGCGACATCCCCATGACCGTGCGCGCCATGCGCGCCGGTGCCATCGAATTCCTGACCAAGCCCATCGACGACGACAAGCTTCTCGACTGCATCCGCGGAGCGCTCGAGCGAAGCGCTGCGTCACTGGACGATGTGAAACGGGTCCATTCGCTGCAGCAGGCCCATGCATCGCTTACGCGACGCGAGCGGGAGGTCATGGCGCTGGTGGTGACGGGCCTGCTCAACAAGCAGATCGGCGGACACCTGGGCATCAGTGAGATCACGGTGAAGGCACATCGCGGCCGGGTGATGCAGAAGATGCATGCGCGATCGGTGCCGGACCTGGTGAAGATGGCGGCCGTACTGGAACCAGGCGGCGAACCGCCCGGCCGTTGA
- a CDS encoding PAS domain-containing protein — translation MSDTVRRDKRDLEIAGLRGCLDDLLDLLARSASWPERQVPEIGSSVAEALLSLLRVDFVLVMLDDELHAAGAHGAGLSDTKVVNEELRRSLGADPHQWPATALATLFGHPTSIATLSIDPPHGSGMLVAAAARRDFPSDSELLVLSVARDQAQRALQETKLRSEERRQPMQLGAASLIEGLPGLVAILGPDGRVEQVNTKIKEYCGQTIEELRDWGTNGTVHPEDMPHVAEAFGGSIASGMPYVIEQRLRRFDGEYRWFDNRGQPLRDARGTIVAWYVLLFDIDDRKRAEQAIRTNERNLHHQAETFPQMLWSATAEGDIDYCNERLLAYSGLTAETVMNDKWVNLLHPDDRAPTAEIWRGCIATGAPYSVEVRHFHVADQTYRWILTLALPLRDGEGRIVKWYGSCVDIHDRKLAEEALRASERRLAQTIDTIPANVFSAGTDGSVNYLNARMREWFGRADEKIMASEWVHLTHPEDRDGTVEAWLGAVAAETPYRRKVRFLHNSGEYRWCDNQAHPLRDAQGAIIAWHGVVNDVHDRTLAEEALLESERNLRLTIDTIPTLAWSARADGGADFFNRHYLDYVGLPEEELRDWQWTRVIHPDDLAAIIATWQQLGASGTGGEAQARVRRHDGAYRWFSFRAHPLRNDRGEVVKWYGANVDIDEQKRATLMLAGERQLLELIASGRFLHDILATLCSVTESVLPGCVCEAHLLEGTGTVFEFSVSPSRPSSLEDLITGQAVEVGLAPCALAVADSVQVIVDDLETDPRWLESPHRTQLLEHGLRAVWSTPIRSRAGGILGTLCIYHRRSTAMQAHEQDIIQRAVHIASIAIERSRAEDELRRREYLLRTAERISETGSFSWDLVNNKLVWSEQMFRIWEVEPTTDLGPPALLPIVHPDDRAIVEEKIARIFRGEESVENIERIIMPDGRIKYLSQSTVLFNYDDGRRECIGVSQDITRRRRAEDAVEKLRSELTHATRVMTLGELTASIAHEVNQPLSGILANASTCLRMLAADEPDIEGATRTAQRSIRDANRASEVIKRLRGLYRKQDFASELFNFNEAAQEVLSICAHDMQRRGIALKSSFDERVPPLMGDRIQLQQVILNLLLNAADALSSTSKGSRTITVESSGAEPGIVQFTVRDTGSGVAAEDLDRIFEAFFTTKPHGMGMGLSVSKTIVDRHGGKLWASANDGPGATFAFSIPTTPIPNAADLDARDQAEK, via the coding sequence GTGAGCGATACCGTCAGGCGCGACAAGCGGGACCTGGAGATAGCAGGGCTACGCGGCTGCCTCGACGACCTGCTGGATCTGCTTGCACGCTCGGCTTCATGGCCTGAGCGCCAGGTACCGGAGATCGGCAGCTCAGTGGCCGAAGCGCTCCTCTCGTTGCTCCGTGTCGACTTCGTGCTGGTCATGCTCGACGACGAACTCCACGCGGCCGGCGCGCACGGGGCCGGCCTCTCCGACACGAAGGTGGTCAACGAGGAACTGCGGCGATCACTCGGCGCCGATCCGCATCAATGGCCCGCTACCGCGCTTGCCACCCTCTTCGGCCACCCGACGTCGATAGCCACCCTTTCCATCGACCCTCCTCACGGCTCTGGAATGCTCGTAGCGGCCGCCGCGCGCCGCGATTTTCCATCCGATTCCGAGCTGCTGGTTCTCTCCGTTGCCCGCGACCAGGCGCAGCGCGCCCTGCAAGAGACCAAACTGCGGAGCGAGGAGCGCCGTCAGCCGATGCAGCTCGGCGCGGCGTCGCTGATCGAAGGGCTACCCGGGCTCGTCGCGATCCTCGGTCCCGACGGCCGCGTCGAACAGGTCAACACGAAGATCAAGGAGTACTGCGGACAGACAATCGAGGAGCTGCGTGACTGGGGCACCAACGGCACGGTCCACCCCGAGGACATGCCTCATGTCGCCGAGGCATTCGGAGGCTCGATTGCGTCTGGCATGCCGTATGTGATCGAGCAACGGTTGCGGCGCTTCGACGGGGAGTACCGCTGGTTCGACAATCGCGGTCAACCGCTACGCGATGCGAGGGGCACGATCGTCGCCTGGTACGTACTGCTCTTTGATATCGACGATCGCAAGCGCGCTGAGCAGGCCATCCGCACGAACGAGAGGAATCTGCACCATCAGGCCGAAACGTTCCCGCAGATGCTGTGGAGCGCCACGGCCGAAGGCGACATCGACTATTGCAACGAACGCCTGCTGGCCTATAGCGGCCTCACCGCCGAGACGGTGATGAACGATAAGTGGGTGAACCTGCTCCATCCGGACGATCGCGCGCCCACTGCCGAAATCTGGCGCGGCTGCATCGCAACCGGCGCACCTTATTCCGTCGAAGTACGCCACTTCCATGTCGCCGACCAAACGTATCGTTGGATCCTGACGTTGGCACTCCCCCTGCGCGACGGCGAGGGGAGGATCGTCAAATGGTACGGCTCATGCGTCGACATCCACGATCGCAAGCTCGCCGAGGAAGCACTCCGGGCGAGCGAACGTCGCCTCGCCCAGACGATCGACACCATCCCCGCGAACGTGTTCTCGGCGGGCACGGACGGCTCTGTCAATTACCTCAACGCGCGCATGCGGGAGTGGTTCGGACGTGCCGACGAGAAGATCATGGCGTCGGAATGGGTGCACCTGACCCATCCCGAAGACCGTGACGGGACAGTCGAGGCGTGGCTGGGCGCGGTGGCCGCGGAAACGCCTTATCGTCGCAAGGTCCGCTTCCTGCACAACAGCGGCGAGTACCGCTGGTGCGACAACCAGGCCCACCCACTTCGCGACGCACAGGGAGCGATCATCGCCTGGCACGGCGTGGTCAACGACGTCCACGACCGCACTCTGGCTGAAGAAGCACTGCTGGAAAGCGAACGCAATCTGAGGTTGACCATCGACACGATCCCCACGCTGGCCTGGTCGGCGCGAGCGGACGGCGGTGCGGACTTCTTTAACAGGCATTACCTGGACTACGTCGGGCTTCCGGAGGAGGAGTTACGCGACTGGCAATGGACGCGCGTGATCCACCCCGACGATCTGGCTGCGATCATCGCGACCTGGCAGCAACTGGGCGCAAGCGGGACAGGGGGCGAGGCGCAGGCACGTGTGCGAAGACACGATGGTGCGTATCGCTGGTTCAGCTTCCGCGCCCATCCGTTGCGCAATGATAGGGGTGAGGTCGTTAAGTGGTACGGCGCGAACGTCGATATCGACGAACAGAAGCGCGCCACTCTGATGCTGGCGGGCGAAAGACAACTGCTTGAGCTGATCGCTTCGGGCAGATTCCTGCACGACATACTCGCAACGCTGTGCAGCGTGACCGAAAGCGTCCTACCCGGCTGTGTATGCGAGGCGCACCTGCTAGAAGGGACAGGCACGGTTTTCGAGTTCAGCGTATCTCCATCGCGCCCCTCCTCGCTTGAGGACCTGATTACCGGGCAGGCGGTCGAAGTCGGATTGGCACCCTGCGCATTGGCTGTGGCCGACAGCGTCCAGGTGATCGTAGACGACCTGGAAACCGACCCACGCTGGTTGGAGTCACCGCACCGCACGCAGCTGCTTGAACACGGCTTGCGAGCCGTGTGGAGCACGCCGATCCGTTCAAGGGCGGGCGGCATCCTGGGGACGCTGTGCATCTACCATCGCCGCTCTACTGCGATGCAAGCGCATGAGCAGGACATCATCCAACGCGCTGTCCACATCGCGAGCATCGCCATCGAACGATCTCGGGCCGAGGACGAACTCAGGCGACGCGAGTATCTCCTGCGCACCGCCGAACGAATCAGCGAAACGGGCTCCTTTTCGTGGGACCTTGTCAACAACAAGCTCGTCTGGTCCGAGCAGATGTTTCGGATCTGGGAAGTGGAACCCACTACGGATCTCGGCCCACCGGCGCTCCTGCCTATCGTCCACCCCGACGATCGCGCCATCGTCGAGGAAAAGATCGCACGCATCTTCAGGGGTGAGGAGAGCGTCGAGAACATCGAGCGGATCATCATGCCGGACGGCCGGATCAAGTATCTGAGCCAATCCACGGTGCTGTTCAACTACGACGACGGACGTCGGGAGTGCATTGGCGTTTCGCAAGACATCACGCGCCGCCGCCGAGCAGAGGACGCGGTCGAGAAACTACGTTCCGAGCTGACCCATGCGACTCGGGTAATGACCCTTGGCGAACTGACTGCCTCGATCGCGCACGAGGTCAACCAACCTCTCTCCGGGATCCTGGCCAACGCCAGCACATGCCTGCGCATGCTGGCGGCCGATGAACCGGACATCGAGGGTGCGACCCGAACGGCCCAGCGCAGTATCCGCGACGCGAACCGGGCTTCCGAGGTCATCAAGCGTCTTCGCGGGCTTTACCGGAAACAGGACTTCGCTTCCGAGCTGTTCAACTTCAACGAAGCCGCGCAGGAAGTCCTGTCAATCTGCGCCCACGACATGCAACGGCGCGGTATTGCGTTGAAGTCCAGCTTCGACGAGCGCGTGCCGCCGCTCATGGGCGACCGCATCCAGCTGCAGCAGGTCATCCTCAACCTCTTGCTGAACGCTGCGGACGCCCTTTCGAGCACCAGCAAGGGCTCACGCACGATCACCGTCGAATCGTCTGGAGCAGAGCCCGGCATCGTGCAATTCACAGTACGCGACACGGGTTCCGGCGTGGCAGCTGAAGACCTAGACAGGATCTTCGAAGCATTCTTCACGACCAAGCCGCACGGCATGGGCATGGGGCTGTCGGTAAGCAAGACGATCGTGGACCGCCACGGGGGCAAGCTCTGGGCGAGCGCCAACGACGGGCCGGGCGCAACCTTCGCCTTTTCGATTCCTACCACACCGATTCCCAATGCCGCAGACCTCGACGCAAGGGATCAGGCAGAGAAGTGA
- a CDS encoding response regulator transcription factor: MDDDQSVRESLPDLLRTGGYDTDVFESAEAFLASAASSRVDCLVLDVYMPGMSGPALQEELSRRRIRIPIVFMSAQIDADIRRELIARGAVDCLFKPFGGEVLLEAVGVAIQGR, encoded by the coding sequence GTGGACGATGACCAGTCCGTCCGCGAATCCCTCCCTGATCTGCTCCGAACCGGCGGGTACGACACCGACGTGTTCGAGAGCGCCGAGGCCTTCCTCGCGAGCGCCGCGTCCAGCCGCGTGGACTGCCTCGTGCTGGACGTCTACATGCCCGGCATGTCGGGACCGGCGCTGCAGGAAGAGCTGTCCCGCCGCCGCATCCGCATCCCCATCGTGTTCATGAGCGCGCAGATCGACGCCGACATCCGCCGTGAGCTCATCGCGCGCGGCGCCGTCGACTGCCTGTTCAAGCCATTCGGCGGCGAGGTTCTGCTGGAGGCGGTGGGAGTGGCGATTCAGGGGCGATGA
- a CDS encoding oxidoreductase codes for MERSDMTQRWLITGSSRGMGRALAQAVLQQGHRLVATARDPSQLHDLVDHGDAVRVVALDVTDPVAAEAAIQAAVEAFGGLDVLVNNAGYGNVNSVEDSSLEDFRRQIETNLFGTIIMTKAAIPLMRQQRSGHIIQFSSVGGRVGAPGRAPYSAAKWGVEGFSEVLAQEMALVGVRVTIMEPGGFRTDFAGASTSLAEGRPEYDAVVGNAARMQREYDGRQPGDPARAARAILAVAAMESPPLRLALGSDAVTAIERVEHARLDELARWRELSISTDFPR; via the coding sequence ATGGAGCGCAGTGACATGACACAACGATGGTTGATCACCGGCAGTTCCCGTGGCATGGGGCGGGCCCTCGCGCAGGCCGTGCTGCAGCAGGGGCACCGCCTGGTGGCCACGGCGCGAGATCCGTCCCAGTTGCACGATCTGGTTGACCATGGCGACGCCGTGCGCGTGGTGGCGCTGGATGTCACCGATCCGGTTGCTGCCGAAGCGGCAATCCAGGCGGCCGTCGAGGCGTTCGGTGGTCTCGACGTACTCGTGAACAACGCCGGCTACGGGAACGTCAACTCCGTCGAGGACAGCTCACTCGAGGATTTCCGCCGTCAGATCGAAACGAATCTGTTTGGCACCATCATCATGACCAAGGCGGCGATCCCGCTGATGCGGCAACAACGCAGTGGCCACATCATCCAGTTTTCCTCCGTCGGCGGCCGCGTCGGCGCACCTGGGCGCGCACCGTACTCTGCCGCGAAGTGGGGTGTCGAAGGGTTCTCTGAAGTACTCGCGCAGGAGATGGCCCTCGTCGGCGTCCGCGTGACGATCATGGAGCCGGGCGGGTTCCGCACCGACTTCGCGGGCGCATCGACCTCGCTCGCGGAAGGTCGCCCGGAGTACGACGCCGTGGTCGGCAATGCTGCGCGCATGCAGCGCGAGTACGACGGTCGTCAGCCAGGCGATCCGGCACGAGCCGCGCGGGCCATCCTCGCCGTCGCCGCAATGGAATCACCTCCGTTGCGGCTTGCCCTAGGCAGCGATGCAGTGACCGCGATCGAACGCGTCGAGCATGCGCGCCTGGACGAACTTGCACGATGGCGAGAACTCAGCATTTCCACCGACTTCCCCCGCTGA
- a CDS encoding enoyl-CoA hydratase/isomerase family protein gives MREQIRVTQPAPGYWRAEFSNPPINLIDLDTITQLSDLISSLEQDPSVKVVVFASADPDFFMAHYDVLIDKARTAAMPLGPTGMHPWLDVLVRISRVPVVTIAAIRGRARGAGSEFVLACDMRFASAEKAFLGQFEVGVGAVPGGNPMVRLAGLAGRGRALEVILGADDFRGDLAERYGYVNRALPDDELDAFVDAFARRIAGFEKEALVAAKRLVDETSLPDDALFPPALDEFFRSVARPETKARMSRLLAAGLQTRSEVELDLGRHVAQPTEARTD, from the coding sequence ATGCGCGAGCAGATTCGTGTCACGCAACCTGCACCGGGCTACTGGCGTGCGGAGTTCTCCAACCCGCCGATCAACCTGATCGACCTGGACACCATCACGCAGCTGTCCGACCTCATCTCGTCGCTGGAGCAGGATCCTTCGGTCAAGGTGGTCGTATTCGCGAGCGCGGATCCCGACTTCTTCATGGCCCACTACGACGTGCTCATCGACAAGGCGCGCACGGCCGCGATGCCGCTGGGCCCGACCGGCATGCACCCATGGCTCGACGTGCTGGTGCGTATCAGCCGCGTACCGGTCGTCACGATTGCTGCGATACGCGGCCGCGCCCGCGGCGCGGGAAGCGAGTTCGTGCTCGCTTGCGACATGCGGTTCGCTAGCGCGGAGAAGGCGTTCCTTGGCCAGTTCGAAGTAGGCGTCGGTGCGGTGCCTGGCGGCAATCCGATGGTCCGGCTCGCCGGTCTCGCCGGGCGCGGACGAGCGCTCGAGGTGATTCTTGGCGCGGACGATTTCCGCGGTGACCTCGCCGAGCGCTACGGCTATGTCAACCGGGCGCTGCCCGACGACGAGCTTGACGCGTTCGTCGACGCGTTCGCACGGCGCATCGCAGGATTCGAGAAGGAAGCGCTGGTTGCCGCGAAGCGACTCGTCGATGAAACCTCGCTTCCCGACGACGCATTGTTTCCCCCTGCCCTGGATGAGTTCTTCCGCTCCGTGGCCCGGCCGGAAACGAAGGCGCGAATGTCGAGGCTGTTGGCGGCCGGGCTCCAGACGCGGTCTGAGGTGGAACTCGATCTGGGCAGGCACGTTGCGCAGCCCACGGAAGCGCGTACGGATTGA